The Panicum hallii strain FIL2 chromosome 5, PHallii_v3.1, whole genome shotgun sequence genome contains the following window.
GAAGATAGATTTGCAGATGCACGGCCATTGCTAGCTCTTGCTTGTGAAGGAACTAACACTGGAAGTGGAAACAACCATGACACTAATGTTCCTATTTTTGATGGAACCAATGGTGCTTTCCATAATACAGGCAGTGAAAATCTTCCTACTGTCATTCGATTTTATTCATTGAGGGCCCATGAATATGTGCATACATTGAGGTTCAGATCAGCTGTTTATTCAATAAGGTGCAGTCCAAGAGTTGTAGCTGTTTCACAGGCTACTCAGGTATGCCATTTTCACTCTTCCAAAGCCTTTTTTGAACCATGAGTGATCCTGATGGCAAAAATACGTTTTGCAGATACATTGTTTTGATGCTGCAACAATGGAGAGAGAATACACTGTTCTCACCAGTCCTACAGCTGCACAAATTTCAGGTTATGGCCCACTTGGACTGGGCCCTAGATGGATTGCATACTCTGGAATTCCAGTTCCAGTTCCAGGTACAGGACGTGTTAGCCCTCAGCTTCTTAGTCTGTCTCCCTTTGTTCCACCTCCTGGTTCAAATGGTAGTGTGGTGGCATACTATGCAAAAGAATCAAGCAAGCAACTGGCTGCCGGCATTGTAAcacttggtgatgttggatATAAGAAGCTATCCAAGTATTGTGCAGATTTCATTCCAAATGGCAATGGTATCGTAAAGCAAAGGAGTTCTGGCTACAAAGCAAATGGAGCAACAAATGGGCACCTCATTGACAATGAATATGCTGGAACGGTACATACTTCTTCAGTAGTTGTCATCGTTAATTCTGTTGTCGTGAAATTGGTTGACACTGTTGCGGGCTTTATCATGTAACTAATAGTAGTAACAATCAATCAACTTTAAGGCCAGTAGGGACCTCGGAACCACCCACCTGACCAGTTGGCTAACTATCTGATGATGCTACAGGAATATGCTTGTGTAGATTGTTTACCACTTCGCTTTAGTGAATAAATTAAACCAGCCATTTTATTGAGTTGTTTGATTTTATCAGTGAATAAAGTAAGAACAATATTACCCCTCAATACTAGACCAGATGATGTAGCAGGAAAGGTGGATAGGTTATTCTTTGGTCTGGAGAGAATTAAAATAAAAAGAGAGTACCCTAACGAATTTGGGTGCATCGATTTTTTCCCCTTACCTATGTGATTAACAAGTGTTTAGTGTAAACAATTGTTCTTTTATTTTTGCAATTACAGTTCCATTAATATGATTATGCCTTGCCTTTACCTACTTCACAGAATGTTGACCTGTATTTTGTTCCCCTTACAGGTCATTGTTCGAGATATTGTCTCCAAGTTATTGATAGTTCAGTTCAGGGCTCACACTAGTCCCATTTCAGCACTTTGCTTTGATCCAAGTGGAACTTTGCTGGTGACAGCATCTGTTCATGGTCAAAACATCAATGTTTTCCGCATTATACCTCCTCCACATGGGACATCAGAAGCAGGTCAAATTGGAACATATGTTCATCTGTACAAATTGCAAAGAGGCATTACCAATGCGGTAAGCTGGCATACCTATTTCTTGCTAATTATTTGTAATGTGGTTGGCTGTAAAAGTATCACTTTTCTTATAGGTCATAAAAGACATCAGCTTTAGTGATGATAGTGAGTGGATAATGATTAGCTCTTCAAGAGGAACCAGTCATCTGTTTTCAATATCTCCATATAGTGGATCAACAAGATTCCGTTACAGTGATAACAACCCTGCAGAAAATGATTACATGGTGGATTCATCATCAGTTAATAATACTGCTCATTGGTCCCAGAAGTCAGCGCCCTCTTTGAGTCTCAGTCAGAAGACGCTTTTCGTATCTGGACCCCCTCTCACTTTGTCTGTTGTTAGTAGGATAAGAAATGGGAGTAACTTGTTTAAGGGTGCTGTCCATGGTGCTGCAGCATTTGCAACTGGTGTTTCCAGTCCAATTTCTGGTGCTATCGCTTCAACATTTCACAATTGCAAGGGTGCTGACCTTAATTCAGATGGCAGTTCACGCATGAAGTATCATTTACT
Protein-coding sequences here:
- the LOC112893398 gene encoding autophagy-related protein 18f-like → MRDAAQAPRGGGGFFSARSLSNYMRIVSSGASTAASTLRSAGASLVNSIASHEEDGSRDQVQWAGFDKLECGGGMLRQVLLLAYKSGFQVWDVEHADDVRQLESRHDGAVSFMQLLKDPIFTTKSEDRFADARPLLALACEGTNTGSGNNHDTNVPIFDGTNGAFHNTGSENLPTVIRFYSLRAHEYVHTLRFRSAVYSIRCSPRVVAVSQATQIHCFDAATMEREYTVLTSPTAAQISGYGPLGLGPRWIAYSGIPVPVPGTGRVSPQLLSLSPFVPPPGSNGSVVAYYAKESSKQLAAGIVTLGDVGYKKLSKYCADFIPNGNGIVKQRSSGYKANGATNGHLIDNEYAGTVIVRDIVSKLLIVQFRAHTSPISALCFDPSGTLLVTASVHGQNINVFRIIPPPHGTSEAGQIGTYVHLYKLQRGITNAVIKDISFSDDSEWIMISSSRGTSHLFSISPYSGSTRFRYSDNNPAENDYMVDSSSVNNTAHWSQKSAPSLSLSQKTLFVSGPPLTLSVVSRIRNGSNLFKGAVHGAAAFATGVSSPISGAIASTFHNCKGADLNSDGSSRMKYHLLVFSPSGCIIQYVLHLSAEQDSGFDFPVGPISYGSERETDTKFVIEALQKWDVCHKRNRRDSAESFAYSDFDNGENNKLFQKVMKKGTSIYPFDCAALERPKLGADENRNFYISQSELQTHVMQTPLWSRSGIHFQVMAGETLETDNLDITSGEVEVEKIQTHNIESRSKNLIPVFDSLHTSRFQQTRLNTPDNNRYGLLQRQKSGISEDGRLSRKSSCSSLDCMSEGPKSSDDGGFGKYVVDDSSASVNNNPSVKLHAELVNNTGSLKSEAQLGFVHSREDGEDEEQLPDL